From Saprospiraceae bacterium, one genomic window encodes:
- a CDS encoding NAD(P)H-binding protein codes for MEETTSHLSNQLRSGKIALVIGATGATGRPLVRQLLEDSDFSEVHIFVRRKSNLEHPKLKEWVVDFNQMADWKNLIRGDVGFSCMGSTLKQAGSKEAQRKIDFDHQLNFAKLSRENGVEHFALVSAYGASSHSRIFYSKMKGELEEAVQHLGFPCCSIFQPGMLIRENTDRPMEIWGIQMLKLLNKVGLFKSQQPLPTEILAKAMIQVSKTNSPGLSKYILDEISKVAKARK; via the coding sequence ATGGAAGAGACAACAAGTCATTTGTCAAATCAACTTAGATCCGGTAAAATTGCCTTGGTAATTGGCGCCACCGGAGCTACCGGAAGACCCCTGGTAAGGCAATTGTTAGAAGATTCTGATTTTTCAGAAGTACATATTTTTGTCAGAAGGAAATCAAATCTTGAACATCCGAAACTAAAGGAATGGGTGGTTGATTTTAATCAGATGGCGGATTGGAAGAATCTCATTCGCGGGGATGTTGGTTTCTCTTGCATGGGCAGCACCCTAAAACAAGCTGGAAGTAAGGAAGCACAAAGGAAGATTGATTTTGATCACCAGCTGAATTTCGCAAAACTCTCAAGAGAAAATGGGGTAGAACATTTTGCATTGGTGTCTGCTTACGGCGCTTCTTCCCATTCCAGAATATTTTACTCCAAAATGAAAGGAGAACTTGAAGAGGCCGTTCAACACTTGGGTTTTCCTTGTTGCAGTATTTTTCAACCGGGCATGCTCATCAGAGAAAATACAGACCGGCCCATGGAAATTTGGGGTATTCAAATGCTCAAATTATTGAACAAAGTGGGTTTGTTTAAAAGCCAACAGCCATTGCCGACAGAAATTTTGGCAAAGGCAATGATTCAGGTTTCCAAAACCAATTCACCGGGATTGA
- a CDS encoding L-2-amino-thiazoline-4-carboxylic acid hydrolase produces the protein MNYKTDILKATILKFLREDFPENSESMYHEIQIRFSEISKDTQFISTSKNPMDRRIELAACFLALMKSMEEVNISYSDIRIFCLKVAADLVRPKNSLQRWSRKLPGRLIQSWIGQLLIRIIQTKIKYMHPDGFSVRIITDKKETHQLGFGIDILECGICKLYSKHQGSEFAKILCEVDEITSELAGLKLIRKGTIAMGAHKCDFRFQPLSRQDIKTAH, from the coding sequence GTGAATTATAAAACCGATATTCTCAAAGCTACTATCCTGAAATTCCTCAGAGAAGATTTTCCTGAAAATTCAGAAAGTATGTATCATGAAATTCAAATTCGCTTTTCTGAAATTTCCAAAGATACTCAATTTATCAGCACATCCAAGAATCCCATGGACAGGAGAATAGAATTGGCAGCTTGTTTTTTGGCCCTGATGAAATCCATGGAAGAAGTCAATATTTCCTATTCCGACATCCGTATCTTCTGTTTAAAAGTAGCTGCGGATTTGGTTCGGCCAAAAAATAGCTTGCAAAGATGGTCCCGCAAACTACCCGGGAGGCTCATCCAGTCGTGGATTGGTCAGCTGCTCATAAGGATCATACAAACCAAGATTAAATACATGCATCCGGATGGATTTTCGGTGCGTATCATTACTGATAAAAAGGAAACCCATCAGCTTGGTTTCGGTATTGACATTTTAGAGTGTGGAATCTGTAAACTTTACAGCAAACATCAAGGCTCAGAATTTGCAAAAATTTTATGTGAAGTGGATGAAATCACCTCAGAGTTAGCTGGATTGAAATTGATCAGAAAGGGAACCATCGCAATGGGCGCCCACAAATGTGATTTCAGATTTCAACCCTTGTCAAGACAAGATATAAAGACAGCCCATTGA
- a CDS encoding (4Fe-4S)-binding protein yields MNRDQITKEYSNGEITVVWQSGKCIHSGNCVRNLSSVFKPKESPWIKIENAGSEEIIQAVQKCPSGALSIKAIQGK; encoded by the coding sequence ATGAATAGAGATCAAATTACAAAAGAGTATTCCAACGGAGAAATAACAGTGGTATGGCAATCCGGTAAATGCATCCATTCCGGTAATTGTGTAAGAAATCTATCCTCGGTTTTTAAGCCCAAAGAATCACCTTGGATAAAAATAGAAAATGCCGGATCAGAGGAGATCATCCAGGCGGTTCAAAAATGCCCTTCAGGAGCACTTAGCATCAAAGCTATTCAGGGTAAATAA
- a CDS encoding N-acetyltransferase, with protein sequence MNILQSDNGHLGSFYIEEDGQTLGQMTYELKEQKMIIEHTEIGPSLAGKGAGKQFVQKAVEFARQHNIKIVPVCPFAKSVFEKTEAYQDVLFK encoded by the coding sequence ATGAATATATTACAAAGTGACAATGGACATTTGGGAAGTTTTTATATTGAAGAAGATGGTCAAACCTTGGGTCAGATGACTTATGAATTGAAAGAGCAAAAAATGATCATCGAACACACAGAGATAGGGCCATCTCTGGCCGGAAAAGGAGCCGGCAAACAATTTGTTCAAAAAGCAGTGGAATTCGCGAGGCAACACAATATCAAGATCGTACCTGTTTGTCCATTTGCCAAATCGGTTTTTGAAAAAACGGAGGCTTATCAGGATGTTTTATTCAAATAA
- a CDS encoding DinB family protein, with product MQQKEYIAQLHQHKDVFKALLTDLPENLYTWKILPDKWNLLEILCHLHDEEREDFRARIKHILEHSENPMPSIDPQAWVQDRNYSLQNYSQVLNAFLQEREYSIEWLLSLNEPKWDQFYVHPKLGKMTASMMLCNWLAHDYLHIRQINKVKYEYLLQMSKEDLSYAGNW from the coding sequence ATGCAACAAAAAGAATACATTGCCCAATTGCATCAGCACAAAGATGTTTTCAAGGCCTTATTGACTGATCTTCCTGAAAATTTGTACACCTGGAAAATACTTCCCGATAAATGGAACTTACTGGAAATTTTGTGTCATCTCCATGATGAAGAAAGGGAGGATTTCAGGGCCAGGATAAAACATATTTTGGAACACTCAGAAAATCCCATGCCATCTATCGATCCTCAGGCTTGGGTGCAGGACCGAAATTATTCATTGCAAAATTACAGCCAGGTGCTGAATGCGTTTCTGCAGGAAAGAGAATATTCCATCGAATGGCTTCTATCTTTGAATGAGCCAAAATGGGATCAATTCTATGTGCATCCCAAATTGGGTAAAATGACCGCATCCATGATGTTGTGCAATTGGTTGGCCCATGATTACCTGCACATTCGTCAAATCAACAAGGTAAAATACGAATACCTGCTTCAAATGAGTAAGGAGGATTTGTCGTACGCCGGAAATTGGTAA